From Epinephelus fuscoguttatus linkage group LG17, E.fuscoguttatus.final_Chr_v1:
TTGCTCGGGGCTGAGAGAGGGGAGCAATATTTGGGCATTTACTTTGAACTCTGTGCTCACATTGTACTTGAAAaggattgtgggtaatgtaAGTCTCAGCTGAACCATCTGCTCCTCTCACAGTGCAACAAAAACAGGGAAATATCGCTGCATAAATATGATGTGGTGAGCTGAAACCATGGTTACATACACTTTCACTTGAAATGCTGTGTATACACACTctgcaataaaaaacaaaaaccattgAGTGAAAAAAAGAAGGTGCATGTTATTCTTCTTCACTGCTTTCACTTCTCGAAAACACACTAGAGCATGTGGGTGTGCTCCTACTGTGCAACCTTTGGATCAATAAGACGCCATAAAGTGCACAACTGCCGCTCACTTTACTTGTGCAATTTGATTTTGTCTCATTGAATCAACATCTTGTCTCTACGGTCTCCTGCCATGGCCAAGTCAATGACTCTGCTGTGGGGGGCTGGATCCCCTCCCTGCTGGAGAGTTATGATCACTCTGGAGGAGAAGAAGCTGCAGGGCTACAAACACAAGCTGCTGTCTTTTGAGAAAGGAGAGCACAAATCCAAGGAAGTCTTGCATATCAACCCAAGAGGGCAGGTGGGTGTGCTGTAGCATGTGCAGAGTGATCACAAAGGAATCACACAGTGACACTAATAAACGGTGCAGCAATATTTAGAAGAAATCTTCACCCACTAAATCATGTGTGTATCATTTCCTCACCATATGTTACACTGAATTGGCAAAGAAGTTTTTCTCATACCTCCACAGTGAACCAAGAATCCAAAACACCACATACCAAAACATCAGCTTGCAAACTCgtacacaacttgtgcagtataatccaagtctcatttactTATTCTCAGTActtaaacacatgcattttagcCAAAACCTTGCTATTTAAAGGTCATGTGTGCAAGATTTAGGGGGACAGAttgtcagaaatggaatatttaCTCACTTAAGAAGCCTTGTGTTTTggttacctttgaatgagctcGAAGGTGCTCCTACActtggcacacgggagaagtGTCAGTTGTTGGCAGACTGCAACCTCACCGCTTGACgccactgaatcctacacactagacctttaaaacacttccacagAGAAAGTCTCACGCACGGATGAGTAGCGCACCTGGGCAAGCATGTTTGTCTAAATTCAGAGTTCAAAAATGGCCCCCAGGCAGTGTGCAGGGCTTTGACGCCAATTTTTGTTGTGGCCAAACTGTGGAATTACAATTTCCGTGTCCATCACATTATGacattgggcccaaaaatactttttcccatagacttacataaTGACgacacatctgtaaatcagtggatacatatTTGGAACATCACAATCCCTGAAATATTACTTGTTTATCAGATTTTATCCATTCCAGTGTGGAAGATTTGAGTTATTTCATATGGTGGAAATCAAGCTTTTTTGGATTCATTCGCCACTGAGCAAttctcataggaatgaacagggccccgCCTCTAATGCTGCCTTTAATTTTTGCCCAGGCGTGGTCCATTAGACCTGTCATGCCAGTAATATTTTAGCAAAAATACCACGGCCCCAGGAATGCTGCTCAGCCTTACTGCCAATTTTCCCAAGTGGccacttgtggtattgcagcaaaaaattgtgtggcccaaaaagcatttcccCCGCAGACCACCATCATAAAAGGGAGgtttgtaaaactgttgactgGACACCTCAAAATGCAAACAAGGTGAATTACGACTCTTTCTATAATGAATTGGAAATAAAATGTAGGTTATATATTTGTAACACTTTCCTTGAgccaagaaaagtgatttaaaaatcttGTCATCCAGTATCtagttattattttacatctatGAAAAATACATGTGATTGGGAAGTACTGGGAATAAGACTGGATTAATGAGACGTGGATTATGCTgaacaagttgtgtgagagtttttagacagatgttttaatgtagttttgctgttgttagtcAGACCCCTTCACTTCTATTGGTCAAGAATTCTccctgtttttggattcttcgttcaccgtggacATAAGAGAAAAAGTTTATctcacaaattcagtgtaactagggtgagtaattgatatacaaatggtatTTTTTATTAAAGTATTTTGTCATCAAACAGGTTTACTGACCATGCTCTGTATGTAACCTTACCTGTGGCACAAACTGCACTGCACAATACAAACTTTAAAGCCTGCCTTCTTGTGCTAATATTCTGTAACCTCTTTCTGCCAGCTGCCTGCCTTCAGACACGGAGACAACATACTCAACGAGTCCACTGCTGCATGTTTATACCTGGAGGTGAAGTGTAAAAACTATATATGGAATATGTGGAACATTATACTGACTGACATTATCTTTCTATTTCTTTGATAGAATCAGTTCAAGTCTCAAGGCAATAAGCTGATCCCTGACAATCCAGCAGAACAAGCACTGATGTACCAACGCATGATGGAGGGTCTCCTCCTCACTGATAAACTCAGTAAGTTACACACAGCCCTCACAGGAATACCAAGTCTATGTGAATACCATCACACACTATATTCATATTGTGTCTTAGACTCAGTCATCTACTATGAATGGTTTGTCCCTGAAGAGGAGAGACATGATTCTGCTGTGAAGAGAAACAAGGAATCTCTGGCTGCTGAGCTCCAACTCTGGGAGGGTTACCTGCAGATGGTAGCGTATgaacagctcacacacacacattgagagAGATGTGCACACATCATACTGACAGCTTTCTTTCATTTGATTTCTGCATCAAGGTGGCTGCAGGCTCATACCTGGCAGGGCCCTTCTCTCTGGCCGATGTCATCGTCTTTCCAAACACTGCATATGCGTTTCGTTTTGGGTAGGTGGCCAAGTTCGGTATGGACGAATGATGCAAGAGTGCcttgatttttgatgacatcatagctttgtttcttttctttaggCTGTCTGTTGAACGTTACCCCAAGCTGGGCAAATATTACAGCCTGTTGAAGGATAGACCCAGTATTAAAGCCAGCTGGCCCCCACACTGGCTGGATGGCCCACATGGTTATGACATCCTCAAGGATCTCTGAAACATACAAAATAGTGcctttatcattttattgtacatttaagataagataagataagaaaaGATAggatcatttttttaaattactgtatCATGTTTAATCCATACAAATTACTTAATTAAATATAGTTAtacaatttttaaagaaaatgtttaaggctttacacatttaaattgttttcattGCTTTACTATTCTTGAGTTTATGTAATGTTTCAATATATTGTCTGATATGTGTCTGATTTCTATTTTCTGCTGTGGCGTATCCTTATCATTTTAGTCCATTTGCATTCGTGAAtgtaatattttacatttaaaataaagacattgAATTTTTTTAGTCCCAGGGTGGGGACATTTGAATGATTACAGCAGCTGAAAGGACAGTGCAGAACAAGATACATGAGTAAAAACGCAAACCACAAATataagtaaacagtaaaaaagcaaaataaaataaatagacaGATTGAATGGCTTAATTCACATTATTGCATGTAGGAAATATACATATTGCACAGTTTAGTACATACTGGCATTGCATCAAAAATGATGACTGATGatttaaacagtaaaataaattaattaataaataataataatatctgcGAGTTAGTTCAATGGTTAAATTAATGAAATATTAGTTTAgaataaattgtgttttaattgtgttttagGTTAGAATAAATTGTGATTTTATTAAAGTTTCTCTGATGAAGGGAGCTTATTAGAAATACTATCAAGCTGCAATACCTCCTCCTAACCAGTAGCTGGCTGTATGCGCTTCTATTACAGCTAGAGCTCCTTAAGAACTGTGGAAAGAGTTACAATAAATCCTCTTTCTTTTGTGCACTCGTATCTTCAGTAGCTGACAGTGACAGGCGAAGAGCCTTCCACTTGTCAAATCTGAAACCATGGCCGAGGACATGACTCTGCTGTGGGGCTCCGGCTCTCCTCCCTGCTGGAGGGTCATGATCGCTCTGGACGAGAAGAACCTGAAGGGCTACAACCAGAAACTGCTCTCCTTTGAGAAAATGGAGCACAAGTCCCAAGAAGTGTTAGATATAAATGCCAGGGGACAGGTATGCTATGGAGTAGCTAGACTTTAAACTTCCCTTAACATTCCCCTCCCCCAAATAACACGAGCATAGCAACAGCTTGTATTAATAGCAGTCTTACCGTTAGATATTCTTTAAGGCGGCGCCGAACTCCATTCAAAACCTTATATACTGAATGTTTtccagcttgccggcaaaaatCTATACATGCTGAAACATTGCAAAAGGCTGCAAATGATCCAGTTGGATGTCCTTTATAATTCGGCTTATAATAAATTCACCAAGCAgcactttttttcccagctTAATGAATATGTATTACGCCCTCATATGCATTGCGCACAAACGCAAAGCAGAGGGCGCTAAAACAAAGCAATGCTGAGTGACAGGTTTATACTGCAGGTGAACTCTCAGCATGCCGAAGTTATCATAAGCCTTTAGGTGtcatttaaatgtctttattctTGGTTTTTGTGGGATGTATTTCACCAGAAAACAAGATAAGGGTTAATTGACTGGATTTTGAATTGAGTTTGGCTTAAAGATTCTACCACACAGCCCAAGTTTACTACCATTAATTTCCTGTAAACATGTATACATTAatacttttaatttttagtAGTTAACTTtccaacatgttttttaaatacgTTGCAGGGTTAGTGCACCAGCTTTTTGTTTCCCAACCTGTGTGATACATCTCAGCAGGTTGTTTTATTTGGCTCCCAGTGCCATTAGGAAAGAGGAGGCTGTATGGTGATAAGGCTATCAGCAGTTAACCCTACATCAAAACCTGTTTCATTTTTAAGCTTCCCTCTTTCAAACACGGGGACATCATCGTGAATGAATCCTACGCAGCCTGTTTTTACCTGGAGGTGAGTGAACCTGTCTATCAACCAACAAGTCTCCATTCAGGAAGCAATTTAACAGACACCAAAACACCAAATTCCACATTATTAGTGTGACATGTTGAcatgtttgtgccttttctgtccTCATGGCAGAGTCAGTTTAAGTCTCAGGGAAACAAGCTGATCCCAGACAACCAGGCAGAGCAAGCACTGATGTACCAACGCATGTTCGAGGGTCTCACGTTCTACGAAAAACTCAGTAAGACAGATAAATGAATATCTATTTTAAAGCActgcaaagaaaaaagttaTAGCAAAATTTAAAGGGGAAAATTTGTGATATTCTTTGTTTGTCCAGCTGTCCCATCCCattaaaagaccaaaaccaataacactgggtgacatgtttcAGTGACTATGTTTCACACAGTCTCTTGTCTGTTTAcactcagctctgtgtgtcGTCATGGATGCATTGCACACAACTACACACACTCACCTACAGATTGCAGTGCTGGTGCAGAGATGCATGGCcataaagaaagacaaagagaaacacacctgtttttaaacaaaatgaaagactTGGATGTCAAGAGGGCTTTGAATATGTGCAAATACCACATCACTCACCTTTTCAGGAAGGTgtttgaaggaatgaaagagggaggatgTGTTCGCGTGGTTGAACAAGTGCGCCACCAGTGGAAAACGTCTGGCACAAGCGACACCCATTCCACTTTTCCACAATTTGACATGATAAACGACATGTTAGTGTACGTTAATCGGAGTGTGCACATGAACATTGGCACATATGTCATTTAGAGTCACGTTCACTGTCCTGGTGCTGAAAATACTCACTACAACAAGTGTGTGTTCATCCTCAGCTAAAAATAGTCCTCATCAAATATGCTTTTAACTCCTGTCTGATTGATGTTTACACCTAGCTGTTTGAGATGTGTCCAGTTTGGAAgggttattttttaaatgtcttaggttacagattactagttaccctgttaaaaatgtaaagagTAAAGTTACCATTTTAACTTCTTTGTCaattattacatttgattaccgattacttttctaacaaatgttttaaacttgGCAATGAAGCTGAGCATTTTCAGGAAATAGGCTGAGCAGAAAGACGGCATTCCTgcacagcaaaaaaacaaaacaaaacaaaacaaaatactttcttTTTTCTACATAGAAactttttactgaaaaaaatacattcatatgtAACCCCTTTATAATCACCACCATTTTGATTattaactgtaatttaataatgaattatttttctcagtaactgaTCACAATTACATTTgtcttgtaatttaattacatttcgCTGCTCACTCCCCAACACTGTACGTGACCTGCTTTTGTAACACAATGCAGTTTTctaaacaataaattattgatGTTTGATCATGCTACACTTTCAGCAATACTTGATACACCAAGGAAATAGGATCATACACCCTGTGAAGCCACTAACccttgaatgtgtgtgtgtgtgtgtgtgtgtgtgtgtgtgtgtgtgtgtgtgtgtgtgtgtgtgtgtttctagaCGCAGTTATCTACTATGACTGGTTTGTCCCTGAGGAAGAGAGGCATGACTCAGCTAGAAAGAGAAACGGGGAAGCTCTGGCCACTGAGCTCAAGCTCTGGGAGGGCTACCTGCAGAAGGTAGTTTatagtgtacacacacacacacacacaaacaaaaacaacctgtATAGATGTGTTTAAAcatgctttatttttcatttctttttttcaagcTGGGCTCAAACTCTCACCTGGCAGGACCGTCCTTTTCTTTGGCTGACGTGATCGTTTTTCCTACTGTCGCTACTCTTTTCAGATTTGGGTAAgcggggggaaaaaagtcaCGCGAACCAAATAAGTGATGTGTAGTCTTGACGCTGCAGTTCAGATATCTCCTGCTTTGTCTCTAGGTTGTCTGCTGAGCATTACCCTAAACTGGGAGAGTATTACGCTCTGCTGAAGGAGCGGCCCAGCATCAAAGCCAGCTGGCCTCCTCACTGGCTGGAGAACCCCAAGGGTCAAGACACACTCAAAGATATCTGAGAACCACACGCATGTTACAGTCACGTCTggcttttgcttttgtttaataaatgagTTTTAAGCTCACAGTTTGTCAAATATGATGCAGCTCTTTAATTTCTCTGATTTATGAAAAGGAAAGCAAGTGTTGATTACTAGTGTGCTCTCAATATATCAGTCATACAAGGGCAAAAATGTgcatcttattttttaatttgtcaaactAGCTTTTAGTTTCAGGTTAAAGGTATTTTCAGTGATGTTTCTGCCAAATCTGTGACAAAAAATCCATTAATAAACAGGGATAGGTTGCAGGGTAACAGGTAAATGTCATATTGTGATATTGTTAACATAGCAGATTTTGTTGCCAAGATACATGGCATGTGTCTAACATCAATGTTGTTGACTAATCACTATACTCACTATCACTataacagcagtctgttttGGCTTTCCTATGATGTCAGTTGTTTTCGTTTAATAGCTTCCAACCTCTCTCTTGTTCTAAGTAACCACCGCTGCAGTCAACGTGTCTTGTAGGCTTTACACACTAACTGCATCCTACACCAGTGTACTGCCTCTACAATTGTACTGTAGCATTGCAAATAAAACCATGTCACTGCCAGAGATGTGAACAAAGTCTGAGAGTTTTTATTAAAGTTATGACTTTACTGTTGCTGAGCACAGCATTACATAAACTTTATAACCCTTAATATCCAGGTCACATATACAACAGGTTTTCAATCTCACGTATCAATTCAAAGGTAGGCGGTGTCTGTGGTGATACGATCCAGTAGTTTTATTGTTTCTGTGGCCGCGCCAAAACCTGTTTGCCCTGCACAAAGGTGAGCAAGAAGCCCTGCGTTATCATGAGTTTGCATAAGTGTGATAGAGGTATTTACATAAAGTACAAATGGTTTTACGTTTAATGTAGAGTGCTGCGCTTCTTTTAAACAACCCCAGCTGTACTGCAGTGTATGTTGGTATATGTTACTTTAATTCTTAAGTGCAAGTATTATGTAGAGGCTTTTGCAAGCTTACAATCTTGGCTTCAGATCCTGCACGCTCTACCTGGTGTACAGCCACCTTCACGGTGATGAGTAGAGAAACAATGGCAGTGTTAAgtaacatcctatcactcatctTGGCCTGGTCCAGGcaccagaaaaatgttggcattgtatgtccCTGCagacacatttgcacattattatgtagcgggTACCATGAAGCTTTAGGCTGCAacatcagtggtgtagtggcagttgatgaggtgggttgACAACTAGGTAAATGGGAAAGTTACCTAGGATGAAGTTAAGTATACCCCCTATATATTCCAaaggctttttggctgataggtggttGAGTATACCTGGtatacctgcatataccctgCACTGCACCAcaggttaacatgtggttacatttagaaacaaaaaacatttgattaTAATTAGGAAAATATCATGTGTTAGcttaaaaatacctg
This genomic window contains:
- the LOC125905153 gene encoding glutathione S-transferase A-like → MAEDMTLLWGSGSPPCWRVMIALDEKNLKGYNQKLLSFEKMEHKSQEVLDINARGQLPSFKHGDIIVNESYAACFYLESQFKSQGNKLIPDNQAEQALMYQRMFEGLTFYEKLNAVIYYDWFVPEEERHDSARKRNGEALATELKLWEGYLQKLGSNSHLAGPSFSLADVIVFPTVATLFRFGLSAEHYPKLGEYYALLKERPSIKASWPPHWLENPKGQDTLKDI
- the LOC125904730 gene encoding glutathione S-transferase A-like translates to MAKSMTLLWGAGSPPCWRVMITLEEKKLQGYKHKLLSFEKGEHKSKEVLHINPRGQLPAFRHGDNILNESTAACLYLENQFKSQGNKLIPDNPAEQALMYQRMMEGLLLTDKLNSVIYYEWFVPEEERHDSAVKRNKESLAAELQLWEGYLQMRCSYLAGPFSLADVIVFPNTAYAFRFGLSVERYPKLGKYYSLLKDRPSIKASWPPHWLDGPHGYDILKDL